A genome region from Manihot esculenta cultivar AM560-2 chromosome 5, M.esculenta_v8, whole genome shotgun sequence includes the following:
- the LOC110614876 gene encoding probable jasmonic acid carboxyl methyltransferase 2, whose protein sequence is MEVVQVLHMNKGDGETSYAKNSTVQSKIISVGKPVMEEAILKLLCSSVPESIGIADLGCSSGPNALRVISEILDIIYAKCKDLGCPPPECRVSLNDLPCNDFNCIFGLLPTLYNKIKEEKGAGFGPCFISAMPGSFYGRLFPSRSLHFVHSSSSLHWLSQVPPSLSWNPSTPMNKGKIYISKTSPSSVLEAYSQQFKENFSLFLKSRSEELVPGGRMVLSFMGRRSVDPTTDESCYQWELLAKALMSMVSEGLVEEEKVDSFNAPYYAPCAEEIKMEVEREGSFSIDMIEGFEIEWDGGSDDKQSRGRRVAKTIRAVVESMLESQFGRDIMDELFHRYAELVDDYLSKNTTKYTNLVISMFRKDC, encoded by the exons atggaggTAGTGCAAGTCCTTCACATGAACAAAGGAGACGGCGAAACTAGCTATGCAAAAAATTCAACAGTCCAG AGCAAGATAATCTCTGTTGGAAAACCAGTGATGGAGGAAGCAATCCTGAAACTGTTATGCAGCAGTGTACCTGAAAGCATCGGCATCGCAGACCTGGGCTGCTCCTCAGGACCCAATGCCTTGCGAGTGATATCTGAGATTCTTGATATCATCTACGCCAAATGCAAAGATCTGGGTTGCCCACCACCAGAGTGTAGGGTTTCATTGAATGATCTTCCTTGCAATGATTTCAACTGTATTTTTGGGTTGCTGCCAACGCTGTACAACAAGATAAAGGAAGAGAAAGGTGCAGGATTTGGGCCATGCTTCATATCTGCCATGCCAGGTTCCTTCTATGGAAGATTGTTTCCAAGCAGAAGTCTCCATTTTGTGCACTCTTCTTCCAGCCTTCACTGGCTCTCACAG GTCCCACCTAGTCTGAGTTGGAACCCTAGCACACCCATGAACAAAGGAAAGATCTACATATCAAAGACCAGCCCAAGCAGCGTCCTTGAAGCTTATTCCCAGCAATTCAAGGAGAACTTCtcactatttttaaaatcacGTTCAGAGGAACTAGTTCCTGGCGGCCGTATGGTATTGTCATTCATGGGCAGGAGATCCGTTGATCCCACCACTGATGAGAGTTGCTACCAGTGGGAGCTGCTTGCAAAAGCACTCATGAGCATGGTTTCAGAG GGACTTGTTGAGGAAGAAAAGGTTGATTCTTTCAATGCTCCATATTATGCACCCTGTGCGGAAGAAATAAAGATGGAAGTGGAAAGAGAAGGATCATTCAGTATTGATATGATTGAAGGGTTCGAAATCGAGTGGGATGGAGGGTCGGATGACAAGCAATCTCGTGGGAGGAGGGTGGCGAAGACGATTCGAGCTGTGGTGGAATCGATGCTGGAATCACAGTTTGGCAGAGATATAATGGATGAATTATTTCATCGCTATGCAGAACTAGTGGATGATTACTTGTCTAAGAACACAACCAAGTATACCAATCTGGTCATTTCCATGTTTAGAAAGGATTGCTGA
- the LOC110616015 gene encoding uncharacterized protein LOC110616015 — protein MSSFEFDIVKAEKADAMRRYKRDRISIFSFRLAGAFTLVCCSFTWLPLVLEMASAYLSVLNHQFSVFLIINAFVFVIYHLSAAATAGNNDSVSQPDLYDQYVSFSSSCRRRRTVNEDKQLIVFSLAAVEVQPDENTFQNKQIVHSENADCAPAEKNPVSELAVTETCKADSEEKKSFRRTRSEKYSVENMKMSHRRGLRRSGTENGREMVVAGGRTLTRKSMQEMNSEEFRLTIESFIASKRKILRDENFAVLMEEKDSSCNYQNHLYVIN, from the coding sequence ATGTCATCTTTTGAATTTGATATTGTCAAGGCTGAGAAAGCTGACGCCATGAGAAGATACAAGAGAGATAGAATCTCTATATTCTCTTTTCGTTTGGCCGGAGCCTTCACTCTCGTTTGCTGCTCCTTCACGTGGCTTCCACTCGTCCTTGAGATGGCCTCTGCTTATCTCTCCGTTTTGAACCACCAATTCTCCGTTTTCCTCATCATAAACGCGTTTGTTTTTGTTATCTATCATTTATCTGCCGCCGCCACCGCCGGAAACAACGATTCCGTTTCTCAGCCTGATCTTTACGATCAGTACGtctctttctcctcctcctgTCGCCGGAGAAGAACTGTCAACGAGGATAAACAATTGATAGTATTCTCACTGGCGGCAGTGGAGGTTCAGCCTGACGAGAATACCTTTCAAAACAAACAGATCGTTCATAGCGAGAATGCTGACTGTGCTCCAGCGGAGAAGAATCCAGTCAGTGAACTTGCAGTGACAGAAACTTGTAAGGCTGATAgtgaagagaagaagagtttcAGGAGAACACGATCAGAGAAATACTCAGTAGAGAACATGAAAATGAGTCATCGACGAGGACTGCGGCGGTCGGGGACAGAGAACGGAAGAGAAATGGTAGTCGCCGGTGGACGTACTCTGACGAGAAAGTCGATGCAGGAAATGAACAGCGAAGAGTTTAGGCTTACAATTGAGAGTTTCATCGCTAGTAAAAGGAAGATTTTAAGGGATGAGAATTTTGCTGTTTTAATGGAAGAGAAGGATTCATCCTGTAATTACCAAAATCACTTGTATgtgattaattag